One Candidatus Niyogibacteria bacterium genomic region harbors:
- a CDS encoding GNAT family N-acetyltransferase, whose product MKLMDLKPAEIRSYLEMLLKWRNDPDTRRQSRRTQVFKKGDYERELLGRVAQNGIIYLALENKKPVGVLMVDKFSEGEGLEFSWTVAPQERGKGFGKKMLALAVKDPRFAGERLVAVIKNRNYASIKMVHGLGFVKFSKKGGMSFWERNN is encoded by the coding sequence ATGAAGTTAATGGACTTGAAGCCCGCGGAAATACGCTCTTATTTGGAGATGTTGCTTAAATGGAGGAATGACCCGGATACGAGGCGGCAATCCAGAAGAACTCAGGTTTTTAAAAAAGGGGATTACGAAAGAGAGCTTTTGGGAAGAGTTGCCCAAAATGGGATTATTTATCTCGCTTTGGAAAATAAAAAACCGGTTGGGGTTTTGATGGTTGATAAATTTTCTGAAGGCGAAGGTCTTGAGTTTTCGTGGACCGTCGCGCCCCAAGAACGCGGAAAGGGATTCGGCAAAAAAATGCTCGCTCTGGCCGTTAAAGACCCAAGGTTCGCGGGTGAAAGACTGGTGGCGGTAATAAAAAACAGGAACTATGCTTCAATAAAAATGGTGCATGGCCTCGGTTTTGTAAAATTTTCGAAAAAAGGAGGAATGTCTTTTTGGGAAAGAAATAATTGA
- a CDS encoding peptidoglycan-binding protein, which produces MKKIYITILTSLLIPTASFAALGDFTFDSNVDLTLNGVTIDVSGSGFTADRIEVSANSFDIGISAGGGFEVTSSDRRKITATVVGSLETGFSCTSSNSKMTVSNPGNAPFATTTLSVSSDTCATEGGSSSSGGGGGGGGGSAPSVPAQTQVATPAVPAVPTVSPAVPAVPSAAAQPSAVAVAVSPAFNRSLTIGSKGEDVKRLQQLLNSDSDTVIAASGVGSPGNESEYFGSLSEKAVQKFQAKYGLAKAGDAGYGYVGPKTRAKLAEVFVKSAAAAPELPVVPAVPSPVAAAVSPVFNRALTIGSKGEDVKRIQQLLNSDPDTMIASSGVGSAGNETEYFGSLSEKAVQKFQVKYDVAKAGDAGYGFVGPKTRAKLAEVFGESAAVPAAPAAPAVTPEVTPAPAVTPAPTPAPAAPAPVPFWLQLTPATPGSANVYTPPPAPEPTAPQSGDVLPWMQGMVPAN; this is translated from the coding sequence ATGAAAAAAATCTACATAACGATTTTAACTTCTCTCCTGATTCCTACGGCTTCATTTGCCGCTCTGGGCGATTTCACTTTTGATTCCAATGTTGACCTAACTCTTAACGGCGTAACCATAGATGTTTCTGGCTCTGGTTTTACGGCTGATAGAATTGAGGTCAGCGCCAATAGTTTTGACATTGGTATTTCTGCGGGCGGCGGATTTGAGGTTACTTCTTCTGATCGCAGGAAAATAACCGCAACTGTGGTTGGGTCATTGGAAACAGGATTTTCTTGCACCAGCAGTAATTCCAAAATGACCGTTTCTAACCCCGGTAACGCTCCTTTCGCAACCACTACTCTGTCCGTTTCTTCTGATACTTGCGCTACGGAAGGAGGCAGTAGCAGCAGTGGCGGTGGTGGCGGCGGCGGCGGAGGTTCTGCGCCGAGCGTTCCCGCGCAAACTCAAGTCGCAACACCCGCGGTTCCGGCTGTTCCGACCGTAAGTCCGGCAGTGCCGGCAGTTCCTTCGGCCGCGGCTCAGCCGTCAGCGGTGGCAGTTGCGGTGAGTCCGGCGTTTAATCGCTCATTGACTATTGGTTCAAAGGGTGAAGACGTTAAGCGCCTTCAACAGCTGTTAAACTCCGATTCTGACACCGTAATTGCGGCGTCAGGTGTTGGTTCTCCCGGAAACGAATCGGAATATTTCGGCTCGCTTTCTGAAAAAGCCGTACAAAAATTCCAGGCTAAATATGGCCTAGCCAAGGCAGGCGATGCCGGATATGGATATGTTGGACCGAAAACAAGGGCGAAACTGGCTGAAGTGTTTGTAAAAAGCGCAGCTGCGGCTCCAGAATTGCCGGTAGTGCCGGCTGTTCCTTCGCCGGTCGCGGCCGCAGTGAGCCCTGTCTTTAACCGCGCTCTCACGATTGGTTCTAAAGGAGAGGATGTTAAGCGTATCCAGCAATTGCTTAACTCCGACCCTGACACTATGATTGCTTCATCAGGCGTCGGTTCTGCGGGAAATGAAACAGAATATTTCGGCTCGCTTTCTGAAAAAGCCGTACAAAAATTCCAAGTTAAATATGATGTAGCCAAAGCAGGCGATGCCGGATATGGATTTGTTGGGCCGAAAACAAGGGCGAAACTGGCTGAAGTGTTCGGAGAGTCCGCGGCGGTTCCAGCCGCTCCAGCGGCGCCAGCCGTAACGCCAGAAGTAACACCAGCGCCCGCCGTAACTCCCGCTCCAACCCCGGCTCCAGCCGCTCCGGCGCCAGTCCCATTCTGGCTGCAACTGACTCCCGCTACACCCGGTTCGGCTAATGTTTACACTCCTCCGCCGGCTCCGGAGCCAACAGCGCCTCAATCCGGAGATGTTCTGCCCTGGATGCAAGGAATGGTGCCCGCCAATTAG
- a CDS encoding O-antigen ligase family protein gives MNLIKYLGWAIIVGLFAIVLITPFFVSESMFFPFITGKNFLFRIIVEIIFALWIILAMADSRYRPKASPILWAACSVVGVLILSTIFGVNPYRSFWSNFERMEGLISHLHLLAYFLVLISMFKSSIQWRRFFYAISASGAAMALYGYFQALGILTISVQSGPRADGSFGNASYMAIFILLNVFFASYLFFTEERKWLKNIFAGLVVFEIPVVFLTATRGAILGLIGGFFLLALLLAFFSKDKRFRWASIGVIGGVILLVLIFLSVKNTDFVRNNYVFQRFGDLSFAERTIQSRFIIWKMSFEGFKERPIFGWGIENFGQVFNKYYEPALWLQEPWFDRAHNVIFDWLVSSGIIGLLAYLSLFGSAIYIIWKKSELGSELDSEPSSESESAKLITAVVFTSLLAAYFFNNFFIFDNLTSYILFFSVLAFIHFYTNSVRNPIPNRVRTWTSGPLHSFLVAFIILGLIFSLYFLNIKPILANTWLLQALKDTNFQGQNIDLVLSDFENVFNLRTFGTGEAREQLSTYANAVFGSVLPQKLKDKVTQVSINELERQTRDNPEDPRGYLFLSSMYTNAGRHEDALRAVERALELSPNKQQILFLLAETHLNLGGVKRAYDLVKIAYESAPEYQKAVQNFATMSIINGLSDEAEKALIKFFGTALVADQQLVNAYARVGNYERVRDIWLEFIRKDPQNVQYHINLAATYMELGERREAINEIEKAIELNPQFKDQGRALINEINAGRNPVSR, from the coding sequence ATGAACTTAATCAAATATCTGGGTTGGGCGATAATCGTCGGTCTTTTCGCGATTGTCCTCATAACCCCCTTCTTCGTTTCGGAATCAATGTTTTTTCCGTTTATTACGGGCAAAAATTTTTTATTCCGTATAATCGTTGAAATAATTTTCGCTCTCTGGATTATATTGGCTATGGCCGACAGCCGGTATCGGCCAAAGGCCTCGCCCATATTGTGGGCAGCGTGCTCTGTTGTCGGGGTTTTAATCCTTTCCACGATTTTTGGCGTAAACCCTTATCGCAGTTTTTGGTCTAACTTCGAAAGAATGGAGGGCTTAATATCGCATCTGCATCTACTCGCCTATTTTTTGGTTTTGATAAGCATGTTTAAGTCGTCCATTCAGTGGCGCAGATTTTTTTATGCTATCTCGGCTTCCGGAGCGGCTATGGCTTTATACGGATATTTTCAGGCGCTCGGTATTTTGACAATCTCCGTTCAAAGCGGTCCGCGCGCGGACGGCTCGTTCGGCAACGCGAGTTATATGGCCATTTTCATCCTTTTAAACGTCTTTTTCGCTTCTTACTTGTTTTTTACCGAAGAGCGCAAGTGGCTGAAAAACATATTCGCGGGATTAGTCGTTTTTGAAATTCCCGTTGTGTTTTTGACGGCAACTCGAGGCGCGATTCTGGGGCTTATCGGCGGTTTTTTTCTTCTCGCCCTGCTTCTCGCCTTTTTTTCAAAAGACAAGCGCTTTCGCTGGGCTTCGATCGGCGTGATAGGAGGCGTTATTCTTTTGGTTCTGATTTTTCTTTCGGTAAAAAATACCGATTTTGTCAGGAATAACTATGTTTTCCAGCGTTTCGGCGACCTTAGTTTTGCGGAGCGAACGATCCAGTCGCGTTTTATTATTTGGAAAATGTCATTTGAGGGGTTTAAGGAAAGGCCAATTTTTGGATGGGGAATTGAAAATTTCGGTCAGGTTTTTAACAAATATTATGAGCCTGCTTTATGGCTCCAGGAGCCGTGGTTTGACCGGGCGCATAATGTTATTTTTGACTGGCTTGTGAGTTCCGGCATCATCGGACTTTTGGCATACTTATCGCTTTTTGGTTCGGCCATATATATTATTTGGAAAAAATCCGAACTCGGTTCGGAATTGGATTCCGAACCGAGTTCGGAATCGGAATCTGCAAAATTGATAACGGCAGTAGTTTTTACCTCGCTTCTTGCCGCTTACTTTTTTAACAACTTTTTTATTTTTGACAACCTAACATCTTATATTCTATTTTTTTCCGTTCTAGCCTTTATCCACTTTTATACGAACTCGGTTCGGAATCCAATTCCGAACCGAGTTCGGACTTGGACATCGGGGCCACTTCATTCGTTTCTTGTGGCATTTATTATTTTGGGGCTTATTTTTTCACTCTATTTCTTAAATATAAAACCGATATTGGCCAATACTTGGCTTTTGCAGGCGCTAAAGGACACTAATTTTCAAGGACAAAATATTGATTTGGTCTTATCCGATTTTGAAAATGTCTTTAATTTACGGACATTTGGAACAGGGGAGGCGAGAGAGCAGTTAAGCACCTATGCTAATGCTGTTTTCGGTTCCGTTTTGCCCCAAAAGTTAAAGGACAAAGTCACACAAGTGTCTATTAATGAGCTTGAACGTCAGACTAGGGATAATCCTGAAGATCCTCGCGGTTATCTTTTTCTGTCCTCTATGTATACCAATGCCGGACGCCACGAGGACGCCCTGCGCGCGGTTGAGCGTGCCCTTGAGCTTTCTCCAAATAAACAGCAAATTCTTTTCCTTTTAGCGGAAACTCACCTTAATCTGGGCGGCGTTAAAAGGGCCTATGATTTGGTAAAAATTGCTTATGAATCGGCCCCGGAATATCAAAAAGCAGTCCAAAATTTTGCCACTATGTCCATTATTAATGGTTTGTCCGATGAAGCTGAAAAGGCTCTGATAAAATTTTTTGGGACTGCTCTGGTGGCAGATCAGCAGTTGGTTAATGCCTACGCGCGGGTTGGAAATTACGAACGGGTACGCGATATTTGGTTGGAATTCATTAGGAAGGACCCGCAAAACGTCCAATATCATATTAATCTTGCTGCCACCTATATGGAGCTTGGCGAGCGTCGGGAGGCCATAAATGAAATTGAAAAAGCCATTGAACTAAATCCTCAATTTAAAGATCAGGGCAGAGCGCTGATAAATGAGATAAATGCCGGCAGGAATCCTGTGAGCAGGTAA
- a CDS encoding glycosyltransferase family protein, protein MIAAIIQARLGSSRLPGKVLKNICGKPMLEHLLERVKRAKSLDKIIVATTEKPEDGAVAELAKNYGVEFFRGSEKDVLDRYYQTAKKFSVTHIVRLTGDCPLMDPEIINEVVNFYVQNLDKYDYVSNVHPPTYPDGMDVEAFSIDVLEKSRQEAELPSEREHVTAYIGNHPEIFRACNVKYKTDVSGIRLTVDNREDFAVMSSVFRELYAKNENFNLDDILNLYKENPEIFSANSRIKRNEGYAKSVREDEF, encoded by the coding sequence ATGATTGCGGCGATTATACAGGCGCGTTTGGGTTCAAGCCGCCTTCCGGGCAAGGTGTTAAAAAACATTTGCGGCAAGCCGATGCTCGAGCATTTGCTGGAGAGAGTTAAACGCGCGAAAAGTTTGGATAAAATCATTGTTGCCACAACTGAAAAACCGGAAGATGGGGCAGTAGCCGAGCTTGCCAAAAATTACGGAGTAGAATTTTTTCGCGGTTCCGAGAAAGATGTTTTAGACCGATATTATCAAACCGCCAAAAAATTTTCAGTAACTCATATTGTTCGTTTGACGGGCGACTGTCCTTTGATGGATCCGGAAATCATTAATGAAGTCGTTAATTTTTATGTTCAGAATTTGGATAAATATGATTACGTTTCTAATGTCCATCCGCCGACATATCCTGACGGAATGGATGTCGAAGCATTTTCAATTGACGTTTTGGAAAAATCTCGGCAAGAAGCCGAATTGCCGTCCGAGCGCGAGCACGTGACGGCCTATATCGGAAATCATCCGGAGATTTTTCGCGCCTGCAATGTCAAATATAAAACTGATGTCTCCGGCATTCGTTTGACCGTTGACAATCGGGAGGATTTCGCCGTTATGAGTTCCGTTTTCCGCGAGCTTTACGCGAAAAACGAAAATTTTAATTTAGACGATATTTTAAATCTTTATAAAGAAAATCCGGAAATATTTTCAGCAAACAGCCGTATTAAAAGAAACGAAGGGTATGCCAAGTCCGTTAGAGAAGATGAGTTTTAA
- the dnaX gene encoding DNA polymerase III subunit gamma/tau has protein sequence MTDAVLYRKYRPKVFDEVIGQPHVVKILKNALKLNRIAHAYLFSGPRGTGKTSVARILARAVNCANLAKISGGNFDAKLSIRRSLAAPSSVASGEGWGEGGPLAPCNSCQTCGDFMTGRTLDLVELDAASNRGIDEIRAICDAANFLPVSAKRKVYIIDEVHMLTPPAFNALLKTLEEPPSHVVFILATTEPEKVPDTISSRCQHLRFGRMTDEVLAGAILGIGEKEGFEVEPEATETLALFADGSLRDALNLLGQVSILAGILETRPFAGGPERKRAGFKPKIIAKDVREFFGAPAQSVMNELVSAISAKDHERAFKCLRLSLNNGSDPKVFIKILTHDFRNRFLNVLGGGIDDRNFSADRLEKILLTLLDTASTRFFSPHRELPLELAISRIIREV, from the coding sequence ATGACCGACGCAGTTTTATACAGAAAATATCGTCCGAAAGTTTTTGACGAGGTTATAGGGCAGCCGCATGTGGTTAAAATTCTGAAAAACGCTCTGAAACTTAACCGTATAGCCCACGCTTATCTTTTTTCAGGACCCAGAGGCACCGGCAAAACCAGCGTTGCCCGTATTCTTGCCCGTGCCGTCAACTGTGCCAATTTAGCCAAAATTTCTGGAGGAAATTTTGATGCTAAATTGAGCATCCGCCGAAGCCTTGCTGCGCCCTCCTCCGTAGCCTCTGGCGAAGGATGGGGCGAAGGCGGACCACTCGCGCCCTGCAACTCTTGCCAAACTTGCGGAGATTTTATGACCGGTAGGACGCTTGATTTGGTTGAGCTAGATGCCGCCTCTAACCGCGGAATTGATGAAATTCGGGCAATTTGCGATGCCGCGAACTTTTTGCCCGTTTCGGCCAAGCGCAAGGTTTATATAATTGATGAGGTTCATATGCTTACCCCGCCGGCTTTTAACGCCCTTTTAAAAACGTTGGAAGAGCCGCCTTCTCATGTGGTTTTTATTCTTGCTACAACCGAGCCCGAAAAAGTTCCCGACACCATAAGTTCCCGATGCCAGCATTTGAGATTCGGGCGGATGACGGACGAGGTTTTGGCCGGAGCAATTTTAGGCATCGGCGAGAAAGAGGGTTTTGAAGTTGAACCGGAAGCCACTGAAACTCTCGCGCTTTTTGCGGACGGTTCGCTAAGAGACGCGCTAAATCTTCTGGGGCAGGTTTCTATATTGGCCGGCATCTTAGAAACCAGACCTTTTGCGGGCGGGCCCGAACGCAAGAGGGCCGGTTTTAAGCCAAAAATAATCGCCAAAGACGTGCGGGAATTTTTTGGCGCGCCCGCGCAAAGCGTTATGAACGAACTGGTTTCGGCAATTTCGGCAAAAGACCATGAGCGCGCTTTTAAATGTTTGCGTTTGTCCTTAAATAACGGTTCTGACCCCAAGGTTTTTATAAAAATTCTTACTCACGATTTCAGAAACAGATTTTTAAATGTTTTAGGCGGAGGAATTGACGACCGTAATTTTTCGGCAGATCGTCTTGAGAAAATCCTTTTAACGCTTCTGGATACCGCAAGCACCCGTTTTTTCTCTCCTCACCGCGAACTGCCGCTTGAACTTGCCATATCCAGAATAATAAGGGAAGTGTAG
- a CDS encoding HAD-IA family hydrolase — MKKSWIFFDLDGVLVDSVPLLKRTFFDFGRKFSVKLSPADFDKCNGLNVKEIAAYLKRKGGLSYSVKDLKKKYEEVLKKVRSGIRVKKEVLDALKKLKKRGWNLALVTSAPSGYLRAIIKKGGAEKLFDFTVSGEDFKKAKPHPEIYLKAVKKAGRGFYVAVEDSENGLAAARKAGCFALKYDRNLKKDSFFSFRNFNDLRKKLIIAGENSFLAAKITAKNKISFREDKKIHLNFFSRAEINDFWRKSRKKNSRLFDGKIFALGYEAAPFDFHGKFTDYAGAFYSAEKGRPAGPIYCGVTGIARFNGGYLLARRSNDTTRGGLYEFAPAGAIDASAQRGGRAQPLVQLKKELKEEMGFDSRCISSITPVFLALEISTGVMDVFFKIQLSGLSDVHSFFNASSEHEDFKFFSRRGLKKALRQKPEMFLENVGLVQQLDFL, encoded by the coding sequence ATGAAAAAGTCGTGGATATTTTTTGATTTGGACGGAGTATTGGTTGACAGCGTTCCCTTGCTTAAGAGGACCTTTTTTGACTTCGGAAGGAAATTTTCCGTTAAATTAAGTCCGGCTGATTTTGACAAGTGCAACGGCTTAAATGTCAAAGAAATAGCGGCTTACTTAAAAAGGAAGGGCGGCTTGAGTTATTCCGTGAAGGATTTGAAAAAAAAGTATGAGGAGGTGCTCAAAAAAGTTCGGAGCGGCATTCGCGTTAAAAAGGAAGTTTTAGACGCATTGAAAAAACTTAAAAAAAGAGGGTGGAATTTGGCATTGGTGACAAGCGCGCCGTCCGGGTATTTACGGGCCATTATAAAAAAAGGAGGGGCGGAAAAACTTTTTGATTTTACCGTAAGCGGCGAAGATTTTAAAAAAGCCAAACCTCATCCGGAAATTTATTTGAAAGCCGTCAAAAAAGCGGGGAGAGGTTTTTACGTGGCCGTGGAGGATTCGGAAAACGGGCTTGCCGCCGCTCGCAAGGCCGGCTGTTTCGCGCTTAAATACGACAGGAATCTTAAAAAAGATTCATTTTTTTCTTTTAGAAATTTCAACGACCTGCGCAAAAAATTGATTATCGCGGGGGAAAATTCCTTTTTAGCCGCAAAAATTACCGCAAAAAATAAAATATCTTTTCGTGAAGACAAAAAAATTCATCTCAACTTTTTTTCAAGAGCCGAGATTAACGATTTTTGGCGCAAGTCCAGGAAAAAAAATTCACGCCTTTTTGACGGCAAGATTTTTGCTCTGGGTTATGAAGCCGCGCCGTTTGATTTTCACGGCAAGTTTACCGACTACGCGGGCGCTTTTTACTCGGCTGAAAAAGGAAGGCCCGCGGGTCCGATTTATTGCGGCGTTACGGGTATCGCGCGTTTTAACGGCGGCTATCTGCTTGCCCGCAGAAGCAATGACACAACGCGCGGCGGATTATACGAATTTGCGCCGGCGGGCGCCATTGATGCTTCGGCTCAAAGGGGCGGGAGGGCTCAACCTCTTGTACAGCTGAAAAAGGAACTAAAAGAGGAAATGGGATTCGACAGTCGTTGTATCTCCTCCATAACGCCCGTCTTTTTGGCGCTTGAGATTAGCACGGGCGTTATGGATGTTTTTTTCAAAATTCAACTATCCGGATTATCCGATGTTCATTCGTTTTTTAACGCGAGCTCCGAGCACGAAGATTTCAAGTTTTTTTCAAGACGCGGGCTTAAAAAAGCTCTGCGGCAAAAACCGGAAATGTTTTTGGAGAATGTCGGACTCGTGCAGCAGCTGGATTTTTTGTAG
- the pseI gene encoding pseudaminic acid synthase, with protein sequence MSEIFKIGNKSVGGGQPVFLVAEISANHHQKYEEAVKLVRAAREAGADAVKLQTYTPDTITLNSDKEWFRVGGENNPDDWQKKTLYQLYQAAYTPWEWQPKLKKLADDLDIILFSTPFDESAVDFLESIEVPCYKIASYEVNDFLLLRRVARTGKPVIISLGYASAKDADFAIKTLRENGAKDIAALHCVTQYETEPDFSGMNLATIKNIAERFDVVSGFSDNNAGIEAPLIAAAAGAKIIEKHVILDRKSGGSDAGFSLEPQEFKLMAEKIRAGDSIADGEKTKIALGGVHYGPASAAEEHNKRFRRSLFVCKNIKRGEKFSPENIRSVRPAFGLPTKHFDEIIGRAATADIEFGTPLKKEHIKGRLDLN encoded by the coding sequence ATGTCGGAAATTTTTAAAATTGGCAATAAGTCGGTTGGAGGCGGACAGCCGGTTTTTTTGGTGGCCGAAATTTCCGCGAACCACCATCAAAAATATGAAGAAGCGGTTAAGCTGGTGAGGGCGGCGCGCGAGGCCGGGGCTGACGCCGTAAAACTTCAGACCTACACTCCCGACACCATAACTTTGAATTCCGACAAAGAGTGGTTTAGGGTGGGCGGGGAAAATAACCCCGATGATTGGCAGAAAAAGACCCTTTACCAGCTTTACCAGGCCGCCTATACCCCCTGGGAATGGCAGCCAAAGCTGAAAAAACTCGCGGATGACCTGGACATTATTCTTTTTTCAACGCCTTTTGATGAAAGCGCGGTTGATTTTCTGGAGTCTATTGAAGTTCCTTGCTATAAAATTGCTTCGTATGAAGTTAACGATTTTTTGCTTTTGCGCCGCGTTGCCCGCACCGGAAAGCCGGTTATAATTTCCTTGGGTTATGCTTCAGCAAAGGACGCCGACTTCGCTATAAAAACTTTGCGCGAAAACGGAGCCAAGGACATAGCCGCGCTTCATTGCGTAACGCAATACGAAACAGAGCCGGATTTTTCCGGCATGAATTTGGCGACGATTAAAAATATTGCCGAACGGTTTGACGTTGTGTCCGGATTTTCCGATAATAACGCGGGTATTGAAGCGCCGTTGATTGCGGCCGCCGCGGGCGCCAAGATTATTGAAAAGCATGTTATTTTGGATAGAAAAAGCGGAGGTTCGGATGCCGGATTTTCTCTGGAACCGCAGGAATTTAAATTGATGGCTGAAAAAATAAGGGCAGGCGACAGTATTGCCGATGGTGAAAAAACAAAAATCGCTTTGGGCGGCGTTCATTACGGACCGGCCAGCGCCGCCGAAGAACACAATAAACGTTTCCGCCGTTCGCTCTTCGTTTGCAAAAACATTAAAAGAGGCGAGAAATTTAGTCCCGAAAATATTCGTTCTGTTCGTCCGGCATTCGGCTTGCCCACCAAGCATTTTGACGAAATAATCGGCAGAGCCGCGACCGCGGATATTGAATTCGGCACGCCTCTGAAAAAAGAACACATAAAGGGCCGCCTTGATTTAAATTGA